In one Pseudomonas purpurea genomic region, the following are encoded:
- a CDS encoding bifunctional protein-serine/threonine kinase/phosphatase, with amino-acid sequence MSLQLSFAEASAIGPRDENQDALRLVTPAAELAASKGFLFAIADGVSQCADGGLAARTTLQALALDYYATPQTWGVAQALDRLLLAQNRWLQANGGGLPLLTTVSALVLRGRRFTLAHVGDCRVYRWHADQLLRISEDHVWEQPGMQHVLKRALGLDQHLVLDFLDGELRVGESFVLLSDGVWATLGDTAIAAILRDQPDLQSAAQTLVHAAHLAGSQDNASALLVRVDALGEASIGDALIHLQQWPLPPTLKSGQSFEGWQVETLLGHSQQSLIYRVRDGQQQPWLLKTLPLPLSNDTAAAQALLSEEWFLKRVAGRSFPEVHPAIQRQHLYYVMREYPGKTLADLFAQNGPLPLAQWQPLAERLLRAVGMLHRRQIFHRDIKPENLLLSEDGELRLLDFGLAYCRGLSEDQANALPGTPSYIAPEAFKGDAPTPQQDLYAVGVTLYYLATGHYPYGEIEAFQRPRFGLPVNANRYRPDWPDWLGQSLARAVCADPAQRYETAEEWLLLLEQGERRSLSVRPRPLLEREPLKVWRTLALVVLLINVVLVFLLLHS; translated from the coding sequence ATGAGCCTGCAACTGAGCTTCGCCGAGGCTAGCGCCATCGGCCCCCGGGACGAAAATCAGGACGCCCTGCGCCTGGTCACACCGGCCGCCGAACTGGCGGCCAGCAAGGGGTTTCTGTTCGCCATCGCCGACGGTGTCAGCCAATGCGCCGATGGTGGTCTCGCCGCCCGGACAACCTTGCAGGCACTGGCCCTGGACTACTACGCCACGCCGCAAACCTGGGGCGTGGCCCAAGCGCTGGATCGCTTGCTGCTGGCGCAAAATCGCTGGTTGCAGGCCAACGGTGGCGGCTTGCCGTTGCTCACCACCGTCAGCGCCCTGGTCTTACGGGGTCGACGCTTCACCCTGGCACATGTCGGCGACTGCCGGGTGTATCGCTGGCATGCCGATCAACTCCTGCGCATCAGCGAAGATCACGTCTGGGAGCAACCGGGCATGCAGCATGTGCTCAAGCGTGCATTGGGGCTGGACCAGCATCTGGTGCTGGACTTCCTCGATGGTGAATTGCGCGTGGGCGAGAGTTTCGTCCTGCTCAGCGACGGGGTTTGGGCGACGCTGGGTGACACGGCCATCGCGGCCATTCTGCGCGACCAGCCCGACCTGCAAAGCGCCGCGCAAACCCTGGTCCACGCCGCACACCTGGCCGGTAGCCAGGACAACGCCAGCGCACTGCTGGTGCGGGTCGACGCCCTCGGTGAAGCGAGCATCGGTGACGCGCTGATTCACCTGCAGCAATGGCCGCTGCCGCCGACGCTCAAATCCGGGCAATCCTTCGAAGGCTGGCAGGTCGAGACGCTGCTTGGGCACAGCCAGCAGTCGCTGATCTATCGCGTGCGCGATGGGCAGCAACAGCCGTGGCTGCTGAAAACCCTACCCTTGCCGTTGAGCAACGACACCGCCGCCGCACAAGCCCTGCTGTCCGAAGAATGGTTTCTCAAGCGCGTTGCCGGGCGCAGTTTTCCCGAAGTGCACCCGGCGATTCAGCGTCAGCACCTGTACTACGTGATGCGCGAGTATCCGGGGAAAACCCTGGCCGATCTGTTCGCACAGAACGGCCCGCTGCCACTGGCCCAATGGCAACCACTGGCCGAACGCCTGTTACGGGCGGTGGGCATGCTGCATCGACGGCAGATTTTCCATCGCGACATCAAACCGGAAAACCTGCTGCTGAGTGAGGACGGTGAACTGCGGCTGCTGGATTTCGGATTGGCGTATTGCCGTGGATTGTCCGAGGACCAGGCAAACGCACTGCCGGGCACGCCGAGCTACATCGCCCCGGAAGCGTTCAAAGGTGATGCGCCGACGCCGCAACAGGATTTGTATGCGGTCGGTGTAACGCTCTATTACCTGGCCACCGGGCATTATCCCTACGGAGAAATCGAAGCCTTCCAACGTCCGCGTTTTGGCCTGCCGGTCAACGCCAACCGTTATCGGCCGGACTGGCCGGACTGGCTGGGCCAAAGCCTTGCGCGCGCGGTGTGCGCCGACCCGGCGCAACGGTATGAAACGGCGGAAGAATGGTTGCTGCTGCTGGAGCAAGGGGAACGGCGCAGTTTGAGCGTGCGGCCCAGACCGTTGCTGGAGCGTGAACCGCTGAAGGTCTGGCGGACGTTGGCGCTGGTGGTGTTGCTGATCAATGTGGTGCTGGTGTTCCTGCTACTCCATTCCTGA
- a CDS encoding nitrate/nitrite transporter, with amino-acid sequence MNSSFWKSGHTPTLFAAFLYFDLSFMVWYLLGPLAVQIAADLHLTTQQRGLVVATPILAGAILRFVMGLLADRLSPKTAGVIGQVIVICALFGAWKLGIHSYEQALLLGVFLGMAGASFAVALPLASQWYPPQHQGKAMGIAGAGNSGTVLAALIAPVLAAAFGWSNVFGFALIPLILTLIVFAWLAKNAPERPKAKAMSDYFKALGDRDSWWFMFFYSVTFGGFIGLASALPGYFNDQYALSPVTAGYYTAACVFGGSLMRPLGGALADRFGGIRTLLAMYTLAAVCIAAVGFNLPSSYAALALFVCTMLGLGAGNGAVFQLVPQRFRREIGVMTGLIGMAGGIGGFALAAGMGAIKQSTGSYQLALWLFASLGVLAWFGLHGVKRRWRTTWGSAAVTAARV; translated from the coding sequence ATGAATTCAAGCTTCTGGAAATCCGGCCATACCCCAACCCTGTTCGCGGCCTTCCTGTATTTCGACCTGAGCTTCATGGTCTGGTACCTGCTCGGCCCCTTGGCGGTGCAAATCGCTGCCGACCTGCACCTGACCACCCAGCAACGCGGGCTGGTGGTGGCCACGCCGATTCTGGCCGGGGCCATCCTGCGTTTCGTGATGGGCTTGCTGGCGGATCGTCTGTCACCCAAAACCGCCGGGGTGATCGGCCAGGTGATCGTGATCTGCGCGCTGTTCGGCGCCTGGAAACTCGGCATCCACAGCTACGAGCAAGCCCTGTTGCTCGGCGTATTCCTCGGCATGGCCGGGGCGTCGTTCGCCGTCGCCCTGCCCTTGGCCTCGCAGTGGTATCCGCCGCAGCATCAGGGCAAAGCCATGGGCATCGCGGGCGCGGGCAATTCGGGTACGGTGCTCGCGGCGCTGATCGCCCCGGTGCTCGCGGCAGCATTTGGCTGGAGCAACGTCTTCGGTTTCGCCTTGATCCCGCTGATCCTGACCCTGATCGTCTTTGCCTGGCTGGCGAAAAACGCCCCTGAACGGCCGAAAGCCAAAGCCATGAGCGACTATTTCAAGGCCCTGGGTGACCGCGACAGTTGGTGGTTCATGTTCTTCTACAGCGTGACCTTCGGCGGCTTCATCGGCCTGGCCAGCGCCCTGCCTGGCTACTTCAACGATCAGTACGCCTTGAGTCCGGTCACCGCGGGCTACTACACCGCCGCGTGCGTGTTTGGCGGCAGTTTGATGCGACCACTCGGGGGCGCGTTGGCGGACCGTTTCGGCGGTATTCGCACCCTGCTGGCGATGTACACCCTCGCCGCAGTCTGCATCGCCGCCGTGGGCTTCAACCTTCCCAGTTCCTACGCGGCACTGGCGCTGTTCGTCTGCACCATGCTCGGCCTGGGAGCAGGTAATGGCGCAGTGTTCCAACTGGTACCGCAGCGCTTTCGCCGTGAGATCGGCGTCATGACCGGGTTGATCGGCATGGCGGGCGGCATCGGCGGTTTTGCCCTGGCGGCGGGCATGGGTGCGATCAAACAAAGCACCGGCAGCTATCAACTGGCCTTGTGGTTGTTTGCCAGCCTCGGGGTGCTGGCCTGGTTCGGCCTGCACGGCGTCAAGCGTCGCTGGAGAACCACTTGGGGTTCGGCTGCCGTGACGGCGGCGCGGGTCTGA
- a CDS encoding ANTAR domain-containing protein, with the protein MLRILLINDTAKKVGRLKAALTEAGFEVIDESGLTIDLPARVETVRPDVILIDTESPSRDVLEQVVLVSRDQPRPIVMFTDEHDPGVMRQAIKSGVSAYIVEGIHAARLQPILDVAMARFESDQALRAQLQARDQQLAERKRIELAKGLLMNMKDCNEEQAYTLMRRQAMSRQQKLIQVAEQIIAMSELLG; encoded by the coding sequence ATGTTGCGTATCCTGCTGATCAACGACACCGCGAAAAAAGTCGGGCGACTCAAAGCCGCGCTGACAGAGGCAGGCTTTGAGGTGATCGACGAGTCCGGCCTGACCATCGACCTGCCCGCACGCGTCGAAACGGTGCGCCCGGACGTAATCCTGATCGATACCGAGTCACCGAGCCGCGACGTGCTGGAGCAAGTGGTGCTGGTCAGTCGCGACCAGCCACGGCCGATTGTGATGTTCACCGACGAGCACGACCCGGGGGTGATGCGCCAGGCGATCAAGTCCGGCGTCAGCGCCTACATCGTCGAAGGCATTCATGCCGCGCGCCTGCAACCGATCCTCGACGTGGCGATGGCGCGTTTTGAAAGCGATCAGGCGCTGCGCGCCCAACTCCAGGCCCGCGACCAGCAACTGGCCGAGCGCAAGCGCATTGAACTGGCCAAGGGCTTGCTGATGAACATGAAAGACTGCAACGAGGAACAGGCCTACACCCTGATGCGGCGCCAGGCCATGAGCCGCCAGCAGAAGCTGATCCAGGTGGCGGAGCAAATCATTGCCATGAGTGAGTTGCTGGGCTGA
- a CDS encoding CmpA/NrtA family ABC transporter substrate-binding protein, with protein sequence MTEPQAAPLAWVNGSDAPEKTEINLGFMALSDCASVVVAATQGFAQPYGLTLNLKRQSSWANLRDKLVSGELDAAHSLYGLIYAVHLGIGGVAATDMAVLMGLNQNGQSINLSHGLQALGVTRPEALDAYVHQRRPKLTFAQTFPTGTHAMWLYYWLASQGIHPLLDVDSVVVPPPQMVAHLQAGRIDGFCVGEPWSASAVRQNLGFTLATSQSIWPDHPEKVLGCTRAFVEHYPNTARALVMAILEASRFIEQSPENRRSTAQLLSAPEYLDAPLDCIEPRLLGDYADGLGHRWQDPHTLRFHHGGEVNIPYLSDGMWFMTQFRRWGLLREDPDYLGVARQVQQLGVYRDAATALGIAAWGQEMRSSQLIDGKTWDGSDPATYARSFKLHAMADTPTLLARR encoded by the coding sequence ATGACTGAACCTCAAGCAGCCCCTCTGGCCTGGGTCAACGGCAGCGATGCCCCGGAAAAAACCGAGATCAACCTGGGCTTCATGGCCCTGAGCGACTGCGCCTCGGTGGTCGTTGCCGCGACCCAGGGCTTCGCTCAGCCCTATGGCCTGACGCTGAACCTCAAGCGCCAGTCGTCCTGGGCCAACCTGCGGGACAAACTGGTCAGCGGCGAACTGGATGCCGCCCACAGCCTGTACGGCTTGATCTACGCCGTGCACCTGGGGATCGGCGGCGTGGCGGCAACGGACATGGCGGTGCTCATGGGCCTGAACCAGAACGGCCAGAGCATCAACCTCTCCCACGGCCTGCAAGCCTTGGGCGTGACCCGTCCTGAAGCGCTGGATGCCTATGTGCACCAACGTCGCCCAAAACTCACCTTTGCCCAGACGTTCCCCACCGGCACTCACGCCATGTGGTTGTATTACTGGCTGGCGAGCCAGGGCATTCATCCATTGCTGGATGTCGACAGCGTCGTGGTCCCGCCGCCGCAAATGGTCGCGCACTTGCAGGCCGGGCGTATCGACGGCTTCTGCGTCGGCGAACCCTGGAGCGCCAGCGCGGTACGGCAGAACCTCGGTTTCACGCTTGCGACGAGCCAGAGCATTTGGCCCGATCACCCGGAAAAAGTCCTCGGCTGCACCCGTGCCTTCGTCGAACACTACCCGAACACCGCCCGCGCCCTGGTCATGGCCATTCTGGAAGCCAGCCGTTTCATCGAGCAAAGCCCGGAAAATCGCCGGAGCACCGCACAGCTGTTGAGCGCTCCCGAGTACCTCGACGCGCCGCTGGACTGTATCGAACCGCGCCTGCTGGGCGACTATGCCGACGGCCTCGGCCATCGCTGGCAGGACCCGCACACGTTGCGCTTTCATCACGGCGGTGAGGTGAACATTCCGTACCTGAGCGATGGTATGTGGTTCATGACCCAGTTCCGGCGCTGGGGTTTGCTGCGCGAAGACCCGGACTATCTGGGCGTGGCGCGGCAGGTCCAGCAACTGGGCGTCTACCGCGACGCCGCCACGGCGCTGGGTATCGCAGCCTGGGGCCAGGAGATGCGCAGCAGTCAGTTGATCGACGGCAAAACCTGGGACGGCTCGGACCCGGCGACGTACGCCCGCAGCTTCAAGCTGCACGCCATGGCCGACACTCCCACCCTTCTCGCCCGCCGCTGA
- a CDS encoding quinone-dependent dihydroorotate dehydrogenase: MYTLARQLLFKLSPETSHDLSLDLIGAGGRVGLNGLLCKAPAQLPVNVMGLDFPNPVGLAAGLDKNGAAIDGFAQLGFGFVEIGTITPRPQPGNPKPRIFRLPQAEAIINRMGFNNQGVDHLLARVAAAKYKGVLGINIGKNFDTPVERAVDDYLICLDKVYAHASYVTVNVSSPNTPGLRSLQFGDSLKQLLADLATRRAALALRHGKHVPLAIKIAPDMTDEETAQVAQALVETGMDAVIATNTTLSRVGVEGLEHGDEMGGLSGAPVRDKSTHTVKVLAAELTGRLPIIAVGGITEGKHAAEKIAAGASLVQLYSGFIYKGPALIRESVDAIAALR, from the coding sequence ATGTATACCCTGGCCCGCCAACTGCTGTTCAAACTCTCCCCGGAAACCTCCCACGACCTGTCCCTGGACTTGATCGGTGCAGGCGGGCGTGTGGGCCTCAACGGCTTGCTGTGCAAGGCGCCGGCGCAGTTGCCGGTGAACGTCATGGGGCTGGACTTTCCCAACCCGGTGGGGTTGGCGGCGGGGCTGGACAAGAACGGAGCGGCCATCGACGGGTTTGCCCAATTGGGTTTTGGCTTCGTTGAAATCGGCACCATCACCCCGCGTCCACAGCCCGGTAACCCCAAGCCACGGATTTTCCGCTTGCCGCAGGCCGAGGCGATCATCAATCGCATGGGTTTCAACAACCAGGGCGTCGATCATCTGTTGGCCCGCGTGGCCGCTGCCAAGTACAAGGGCGTGCTGGGGATCAACATCGGCAAGAACTTCGACACGCCGGTCGAGCGTGCCGTCGACGACTACCTGATCTGCCTGGACAAGGTGTACGCCCACGCCAGCTATGTGACGGTCAACGTCAGTTCGCCGAACACCCCGGGCCTGCGCAGCCTGCAATTTGGTGATTCGCTCAAGCAACTGCTGGCGGACCTGGCCACGCGTCGGGCCGCACTGGCGCTGCGCCACGGCAAACATGTCCCACTGGCGATCAAGATCGCCCCGGACATGACCGACGAAGAAACCGCTCAGGTTGCACAGGCGCTGGTTGAAACCGGCATGGACGCGGTGATTGCCACCAACACCACGCTGAGCCGCGTCGGCGTTGAAGGCCTGGAGCACGGTGACGAGATGGGTGGTTTGTCGGGTGCCCCCGTGCGCGACAAGAGCACCCACACTGTGAAGGTGCTGGCCGCCGAGTTGACTGGACGTTTGCCGATCATTGCGGTGGGCGGTATTACCGAAGGCAAGCATGCGGCTGAGAAGATCGCCGCAGGTGCGAGTCTGGTGCAGCTCTACTCTGGCTTCATCTATAAGGGCCCGGCGCTGATTCGTGAGTCTGTCGACGCGATCGCGGCCCTGCGCTGA
- a CDS encoding ribosome modulation factor: MRRLKRDPLERAFLRGYQYGVGGKSRELCPFTLPSVRQAWINGWREGRGDNWDGMTGTAGIHRLNELHAVG, translated from the coding sequence ATGAGAAGACTTAAGCGTGATCCGTTGGAAAGAGCATTTTTGCGCGGATATCAATATGGCGTTGGTGGTAAATCCCGTGAGCTTTGCCCATTTACTCTACCGTCGGTACGCCAAGCCTGGATCAACGGCTGGCGAGAAGGACGCGGCGACAACTGGGACGGTATGACCGGCACTGCGGGAATCCATAGACTCAACGAACTTCACGCCGTCGGCTAA
- the rlmKL gene encoding bifunctional 23S rRNA (guanine(2069)-N(7))-methyltransferase RlmK/23S rRNA (guanine(2445)-N(2))-methyltransferase RlmL: protein MSERYELFLTCPKGLEGLLIEEAVGLGLEEAREHTSAVRGMADMETAYRLCLWSRLANRVLLVMKRFPMKDAEDLYHGVLDVEWQDHMLSDGTLAVEFSGHGSGIDNTHFGALKVKDAIVDKLRTPSGERPSIDKLNPDLRIHLRLDRGEAILSLDLSGHSLHQRGYRLQQGAAPLKENLAAAILIRSGWPRIAAEGGALADPMCGVGTFLVEAAMIAADMAPNLRREQWGFTAWLGHVPALWKKLHEEATARAAAGLAKPPLWIRGYEADPRLIQPGRNNVERAGLSEWIKIYQGEVATFEPRPDQNQKGLVICNPPYGERLGDEASLLYLYQNLGERLRQACLNWEAAVFTGAPDLGKRMGIRSHKQYSFWNGALPCKLLLIKVLPDQFVTGERRTPEQRQAEREQAAYDQAPVEPQERQYNKNGNPIKPVPAPAPVVEQARLSEGGQMFANRLQKNLKALGKWVKREGIDCYRVYDADMPEYSMAIDLYQDWVHVQEYAAPKSIDPEKASARMFDALAAIPQALNIDKSRVVVKRRERQSGTKQYERQSAQGKFTEVNEGGVKLLVNLTDYLDTGLFLDHRPMRLRIQKEAAGKRFLNLYCYTATASVHAAKGGARSTTSVDLSKTYLDWARRNLSLNGFSDKNRLEQGDVMAWLEASRDEFDMIFIDPPTFSNSKRMEGIFDVQRDHVQLLDLAMARLAPGGVLYFSNNFRKFQLEENLAERYAVEEITAQTIDPDFARNGKIHRAWKITLR, encoded by the coding sequence ATGTCGGAACGTTACGAACTCTTCCTCACTTGCCCTAAAGGTCTCGAAGGCCTGCTCATCGAGGAAGCCGTCGGGCTTGGCCTTGAGGAAGCGCGCGAGCACACCTCGGCCGTGCGCGGCATGGCCGACATGGAAACAGCCTATCGCCTGTGCCTGTGGTCGCGTCTGGCGAACCGGGTGCTGCTGGTCATGAAACGCTTCCCGATGAAGGACGCCGAAGACCTGTACCACGGCGTGCTGGATGTCGAGTGGCAGGACCATATGCTCAGCGACGGCACCCTGGCTGTCGAGTTCAGCGGTCACGGTTCGGGCATCGACAACACACACTTCGGCGCCCTGAAAGTGAAGGACGCCATTGTCGACAAACTGCGTACCCCGTCGGGCGAGCGTCCATCCATCGACAAGCTCAACCCGGACCTGCGCATTCACCTGCGTCTGGACCGTGGCGAAGCGATCCTGTCCCTCGACCTGTCCGGTCACAGCCTGCACCAGCGCGGCTACCGTCTGCAGCAAGGTGCGGCACCGTTGAAGGAAAACCTCGCGGCAGCAATTCTGATCCGTTCCGGCTGGCCGCGCATCGCGGCTGAAGGTGGCGCGCTGGCTGACCCGATGTGCGGTGTTGGTACGTTCCTGGTCGAAGCCGCGATGATCGCCGCCGACATGGCGCCGAACCTGCGTCGCGAGCAGTGGGGCTTCACTGCCTGGCTCGGTCACGTCCCTGCACTGTGGAAAAAACTTCACGAGGAGGCCACCGCCCGCGCTGCTGCCGGCCTGGCCAAGCCTCCGCTGTGGATTCGCGGCTACGAAGCTGACCCGCGCCTGATTCAACCGGGCCGCAACAACGTTGAGCGCGCCGGCCTGAGCGAGTGGATCAAGATCTACCAGGGTGAAGTCGCGACGTTCGAACCGCGTCCGGACCAGAACCAGAAAGGTCTGGTGATCTGCAACCCTCCGTACGGCGAGCGCCTGGGCGACGAGGCGAGCTTGCTCTACCTCTACCAGAACCTCGGCGAGCGTCTGCGTCAGGCCTGTCTGAACTGGGAAGCGGCGGTGTTCACCGGCGCGCCGGACCTGGGCAAGCGCATGGGCATCCGCAGCCATAAACAGTATTCGTTCTGGAACGGCGCCTTGCCGTGCAAGCTGCTGCTGATCAAAGTCCTGCCGGACCAGTTCGTCACCGGCGAGCGTCGTACCCCGGAACAGCGTCAGGCCGAGCGTGAACAGGCGGCCTACGATCAGGCGCCGGTCGAGCCGCAAGAGCGTCAGTACAACAAGAACGGCAACCCGATCAAGCCAGTTCCGGCCCCGGCCCCCGTGGTTGAACAGGCGCGCCTGAGCGAAGGCGGGCAGATGTTTGCCAACCGCCTGCAAAAGAACCTCAAGGCCCTCGGCAAGTGGGTCAAGCGTGAAGGCATCGACTGCTACCGCGTCTACGATGCCGACATGCCGGAATACTCCATGGCCATCGACCTGTACCAAGACTGGGTCCACGTTCAGGAATACGCCGCGCCAAAATCCATCGATCCGGAAAAAGCCTCGGCGCGGATGTTCGATGCCCTGGCGGCCATTCCGCAGGCCTTGAACATCGACAAGAGCCGTGTGGTGGTCAAGCGTCGCGAGCGTCAGAGCGGCACCAAGCAGTACGAGCGCCAGAGCGCCCAGGGCAAGTTCACCGAGGTGAACGAAGGCGGCGTGAAGTTGCTGGTCAACCTCACCGACTACCTCGATACCGGGCTGTTCCTGGACCACCGTCCAATGCGTCTGCGGATTCAGAAAGAGGCGGCCGGCAAGCGCTTCCTCAACCTGTATTGCTACACCGCGACCGCCAGCGTACACGCTGCCAAGGGCGGTGCGCGCAGCACTACCAGTGTCGACCTGTCGAAAACTTACCTGGACTGGGCGCGACGCAACCTGTCGCTCAATGGCTTCTCGGACAAGAACCGTCTGGAGCAGGGCGATGTGATGGCGTGGCTGGAAGCCAGTCGTGACGAGTTCGACATGATCTTCATCGATCCGCCGACCTTCTCCAACTCCAAGCGCATGGAAGGGATTTTCGACGTCCAGCGTGACCACGTGCAGTTGCTCGACCTGGCGATGGCGCGCCTGGCACCAGGCGGCGTGCTGTATTTCTCCAACAACTTCCGCAAGTTCCAGCTCGAGGAAAACCTCGCCGAGCGTTACGCCGTGGAAGAAATCACCGCGCAGACCATCGACCCGGACTTCGCCCGTAACGGCAAAATCCACCGCGCCTGGAAAATCACCCTGCGCTAA
- a CDS encoding diguanylate cyclase, producing MSLQAVRPKILGFISEDVSAWLVALLVLLAGGILTGLLAWATLNLFQHQLRQRFQLLASERYSRIEERFQDQEQRLDSLRRFFVNSGVVTRQEFDGYAKPLLRRTQAYAWAPRVSRTERPAFEARVREQGLGDFSIRDLNVAGELQVAGERDEYVPVLFSQTQSHLGSPLGYDLLAQPQRRSTLERARSHGSLAVSQPMHLVGVDQAYARGVLLVAPVSAREAATTAPYGYVIAVISLRQLVADGLPEQSHDNLSVRILDLSTGEQHEVLYASVNPPASSSLLTARLLRLGDHDYQVDIRPSAAFMQTNHSSVASLVVLGALLSLLLSVLLYVLVSQRQRALKLVEQRTQELRAREQELRGTHGQLRSVLDAATQVAIIATDLHGVISTFNAGAEQMLGYRTGEVLGHMTLENLHLPRELEARARELSERYGKPISSAQAMLVEEGEQDGHEAREWTLVRHDGSHLAVNMLTTPVLDEHGLWVGHLAICIDITERKRVHEALAARDLLLKKLSAHVPGGIYQCKMEFGGRFSVIYASDGIREIYELEPDVLLMNAEAIFARIHPQDVSRVRASIRTSANTLSPWREEYRVQLPQRGLRWVRGEATPEELPGGGVLWHGYISDISDLKRVEEELRALSVTDALTGIHNRRYFQERLTTEMARVERAGGELAVIMLDIDHFKRINDQHGHAVGDRVLKAVCERIGHRLRRTDVFCRLGGEEFMVLCPDSDAQQAHTLATELWQGLRSAPIDEVGIVTASFGIAGWRAGEGADGLLLRADSGVYAAKQAGRDRVEAQLN from the coding sequence ATGTCGTTGCAAGCCGTCCGCCCGAAGATCCTGGGCTTTATCAGCGAAGATGTTTCGGCCTGGCTGGTCGCTCTGTTGGTATTGCTGGCCGGGGGCATTCTCACGGGGTTGCTCGCCTGGGCGACCCTCAATCTGTTCCAGCACCAGTTGCGACAACGCTTTCAACTGCTTGCCAGCGAACGCTACAGCCGTATCGAAGAACGCTTTCAGGACCAGGAGCAACGCCTGGACAGCCTGCGGCGTTTCTTTGTCAATTCAGGTGTGGTCACACGTCAGGAATTCGATGGTTACGCCAAACCGCTGCTGCGCCGCACTCAGGCCTATGCCTGGGCTCCTCGGGTCAGTCGCACCGAGCGACCGGCATTCGAGGCGAGGGTGCGGGAACAGGGTTTGGGGGACTTCAGCATTCGTGACTTGAACGTCGCCGGCGAGTTGCAAGTGGCCGGTGAGCGCGATGAGTACGTCCCTGTGCTCTTCAGCCAGACGCAAAGCCACCTTGGTTCTCCTTTGGGTTACGACCTGCTTGCCCAACCCCAGCGCCGTTCGACGCTCGAGCGGGCGCGTTCCCACGGCAGTCTCGCGGTCTCGCAGCCCATGCACCTGGTGGGTGTCGATCAGGCCTACGCCCGCGGTGTGCTGCTGGTGGCGCCGGTCAGTGCGCGTGAGGCGGCGACAACCGCGCCGTATGGCTATGTCATCGCGGTCATCAGCCTGCGGCAATTGGTGGCCGACGGCTTGCCTGAGCAGAGTCACGACAACCTCTCGGTGCGCATCCTGGACCTGTCCACCGGGGAACAGCACGAAGTGCTGTACGCGTCGGTCAATCCGCCAGCCTCCAGCAGTTTGCTGACGGCGCGCTTGTTGCGCTTGGGCGATCACGATTATCAAGTGGATATCCGCCCGAGCGCTGCATTCATGCAGACCAACCATTCTTCGGTGGCCAGCCTGGTAGTGCTCGGCGCGCTCTTGAGCCTGCTGCTCAGCGTGTTGCTCTATGTGCTGGTCAGCCAGCGTCAGCGAGCGTTGAAGCTGGTGGAGCAACGCACCCAGGAGCTGCGCGCCCGTGAGCAAGAACTGCGTGGCACCCACGGGCAATTGCGCAGCGTGCTGGATGCGGCGACCCAGGTGGCGATCATCGCGACGGACCTGCACGGCGTGATCAGCACTTTCAACGCCGGCGCCGAGCAGATGCTGGGCTACCGCACTGGCGAAGTGCTGGGGCACATGACACTGGAAAACCTGCACCTGCCCAGAGAGCTCGAAGCACGGGCCAGAGAGCTGAGCGAACGCTACGGCAAGCCGATTTCGAGCGCTCAGGCCATGCTGGTCGAAGAAGGTGAGCAGGACGGCCATGAGGCGCGGGAATGGACGTTGGTTCGGCATGACGGCAGTCATCTGGCGGTGAACATGCTGACCACGCCGGTGCTGGATGAGCATGGTTTGTGGGTCGGGCACCTGGCGATCTGTATCGACATCACCGAGCGCAAGCGGGTGCACGAGGCGCTGGCAGCGCGTGACCTGCTGCTCAAGAAACTCAGTGCCCATGTGCCCGGCGGGATCTATCAATGCAAGATGGAGTTCGGCGGTCGTTTCAGCGTGATTTACGCCAGCGACGGTATTCGTGAAATCTACGAACTTGAGCCGGATGTGTTGCTGATGAACGCCGAAGCGATCTTCGCCCGTATTCACCCGCAAGATGTGTCCCGCGTGCGCGCCTCGATTCGCACCTCGGCAAACACGCTCAGCCCTTGGCGCGAGGAGTACCGCGTGCAATTGCCGCAGCGCGGTTTGCGCTGGGTGCGGGGTGAGGCCACGCCGGAGGAACTGCCGGGCGGTGGCGTGTTGTGGCATGGCTATATTTCCGACATTTCCGATTTGAAGCGGGTCGAGGAGGAGCTGCGCGCCTTGTCGGTGACCGACGCCCTGACCGGCATTCACAATCGGCGTTATTTCCAGGAGCGCCTGACCACCGAAATGGCCCGGGTCGAGCGCGCGGGCGGTGAGCTGGCGGTGATCATGCTCGACATCGATCACTTCAAACGCATCAACGACCAGCATGGTCACGCGGTGGGCGACCGGGTGCTCAAGGCTGTTTGCGAGCGCATTGGCCATCGTCTGCGGCGTACCGATGTGTTCTGTCGTCTGGGCGGCGAGGAGTTCATGGTGCTGTGCCCGGACAGCGACGCACAGCAGGCGCATACCCTCGCGACAGAGTTGTGGCAGGGGCTGCGCAGTGCGCCGATTGACGAGGTCGGGATCGTTACGGCCAGTTTCGGGATCGCTGGCTGGCGTGCCGGGGAGGGCGCGGACGGGCTGTTGCTACGGGCGGATTCCGGGGTGTACGCGGCGAAACAGGCGGGCCGGGATCGGGTCGAGGCGCAACTGAACTAG